A window from Culex pipiens pallens isolate TS chromosome 3, TS_CPP_V2, whole genome shotgun sequence encodes these proteins:
- the LOC120427112 gene encoding uncharacterized protein LOC120427112, translating into MHRKRYFPADLEPYPLHYAALRGYTDKVRELLADAGINPYEPIQDGETALHVALAENQPEVADVLIEKFRADFETVGDYLVKKLGCDPADRFWLRGSILVATTKEQCEKVKQLEDPDGSAKDGVFVLLRYPVGGEHAASLKSNKNNRMELIKLGKTLFPNGLLSWNDSGPAGSCDSLLILAAYHGHVKQLETLEGYGADLSIRGTKKQIPFHAACDASQHEVIEVLLTKYLKKFDPLTLDCDSFNGLYYILYRKNKKSFELALNTMIEYEVSRSGESESKAFNKILNVENDNWPYFSVWSQLDCEFWNPILEQVCEKYEYDLTYQWKDCTALLDMIQYKKVARYYQAQIRRNPELVKVSSNGFTALHQLISSNEVDLVKDLYSRMKQQMKVIFECDAAFDSFNTMMHWSYNEMMSFVLENHANFLLDSLSQFHEKVIQGFSCPNFNEVFEILIKYIPDIEPLIKDRRDYLNTFSISTQNDSCETYNKLRDDFPSALEQIQQSGKCLDDYNSQVCCFLHQAIIEDQLQLVENLLNANVDFDFLNNDERHAIHFVQSVEMLQLLVRKHPDGNGLVNRKDRNGATLLHAICPTSIACKEKIILELLKLGAKVDECTNDQSTALFYVYDEELFDFLTNGVQKHGFTGIDVNHRDFEGNTALHRCLRHFNSYMARIMLLRADSFVSFNEKGESLLACLTRVDLSIFDLYFKPVLVEQEEKTRLMFEAELDKSKERASQIFVEACVFLNLFIVERMLAMELDFNAQGYNGKTGLLALMMAYENFPAKLVLQLLDKPVDVNIRDIDGRNALLMLVFKFPTLKPQGAAVELARKIIELGVDIDQVDNEGNTALHYACKIADFDMIEALVEKGADFRIRNKRGLLCYQMASWGVEQILASLFST; encoded by the exons ATGCATCGAAAGCGCTACTTTCCGGCGGATTTGGAACCGTATCCTTTGCACTATGCTGCCCTGCGAGGTTACACGGACAAAGTACGGGAGCTGTTGGCTGACGCCGGGATCAACCCGTACGAACCGATTCAGGACGGAGAGACTGCACTGCACGTTGCGCTGGCCGAAAATCAACCCGAGGTAGCGGATGTCTTGATCGAGAAGTTCCGGGCGGATTTCGAAACGGTTGGAGATTACTTAGTGAAGAAGCTCGGGTGTGATCCGGCCGATCGATTTTGGTTACGTGGGAGTATTTTGGTGGCCACGACGAAGGAACAGTGTGAAAAGGTGAAACAGCTGGAGGATCCTGATGGAAGTGCTAAAGATGGGGTTTTCGTTTTGCTGAGATATCCAGTTGGAGGAGAGCACGCAGCCAGTTTGAAGTCCAATAAGAATAATCGTATGGAGTTGATCAAACTAGGGAAAACTCTGTTCCCAAATGGATTGTTGTCGTGGAATGATTCGGGTCCAGCGGGAAGTTGTGATTCTCTGTTGATTTTGGCGGCATATCATGGACACGTGAAGCAGCTGGAGACCTTGGAAGGCTACGGAGCAGACCTTTCTATACGGGGGACGAAGAAGCAGATTCCATTTCATGCGGCTTGCGATGCTTCCCAGCATGAAGTTATTGAAGTTCTGCTTACGAAATACCTCAAGAAGTTCGATCCACTGACTTTGGATTGCGACAGCTTTAACGGATTGTACTATATTTTGTACCGGAAGAATAAGAAGAGCTTTGAACTGGCACTGAACACCATGATTGAGTATGAAGTGAGTCGTTCAGGTGAATCAGAATCAAAAGCGTTTAATAAGATATTGAACGTGGAGAATGACAACTGGCCTTATTTCTCCGTGTGGAGCCAGCTGGATTGCGAGTTTTGGAACCCGATTCTGGAACAAGTCTGCGAAAAGTATGAATATGATCTTACGTATCAGTGGAAGGATTGCACGGCATTACTGGATATGATACAGTACAAGAAAGTGGCGCGATACTATCAGGCACAGATTCGTCGTAATCCTGAGCTAGTGAAGGTTTCGAGTAACGGTTTTACTGCCTTGCATCAGCTAATCAGTTCAAACGAAGTGGATTTGGTAAAAGACCTTTACAGTCGTATGAAGCAGCAAATGAAAGTTATATTTGAATGTGATGCAGCATTTGATTCGTTCAACACGATGATGCATTGGAGTTACAACGAAAtgatgagctttgttttggAAAACCATGCAAATTTTCTGCTAGATAGTTTGTCACAATTTCACGAGAAAGTGATTCAGGGTTTTTCATGTCCAAATTTTAACGAAGTGTTTGAAATATTGATCAAGTATATCCCTGATATTGAACCACTCATCAAAGACAGACGAGACTATTTGAACACCTTTTCAATTTCAACTCAAAATG ATTCCTGTGAAACGTACAACAAGTTGCGTGATGATTTCCCATCAGCACTTGAACAAATCCAACAGTCCGGCAAGTGTTTGGATGACTACAACAGCCAAGTTTGCTGCTTTCTGCACCAGGCCATTATCGAGGATCAGCTACAACTCGTAGAAAACCTTTTAAACGCAAACGTAGACTTTGATTTCCTGAACAACGATGAACGCCATGCCATTCACTTCGTGCAGTCCGTAGAAATGCTGCAACTGCTCGTGCGAAAACATCCCGATGGAAACGGACTTGTCAATCGCAAAGATCGCAACGGAGCCACCCTGTTACACGCAATATGTCCTACCTCAATAGCCTGCAAAGAGAAAATTATCCTTGAGCTGCTCAAGCTTGGTGCCAAAGTAGACGAATGCACAAACGATCAATCGACGGCTTTGTTCTACGTTTACGATGAAGAGTTGTTCGATTTCCTCACGAATGGCGTCCAAAAACATGGATTCACTGGAATCGACGTAAACCATCGAGATTTCGAAGGTAACACGGCATTACATCGTTGCTTGCGACATTTCAACTCTTACATGGCTCGGATCATGCTGCTTAGGGCGGATAGCTTTGTAAGCTTCAACGAAAAGGGAGAATCGCTGCTGGCATGTCTGACTCGAGTGGATCTGTCCATATTCGACCTCTACTTCAAGCCTGTACTGGTGGAACAAGAGGAAAAGACCAGGTTGATGTTTGAGGCGGAACTTGACAAGTCCAAAGAGCGGGCATCGCAAATATTCGTGGAAGCTTGcgtatttttaaacttattcaTTGTTGAAAGAATGTTGGCGATGGAACTGGACTTCAACGCGCAAGGTTACAACGGGAAAACGGGTTTGTTGGCGTTGATGATGGCTTACGAGAACTTCCCCGCAAAGCTTGTGCTTCAATTGCTGGACAAACCAGTAGACGTGAACATTCGGGACATCGATGGGAGAAACGCTTTGCTGATGCTGGTGTTCAAATTTCCTACACTGAAACCACAAGGCGCGGCTGTAGAGTTGGCAAGAAAGATCATTGAGCTAGGAGTGGACATCGATCAGGTTGACAACGAAGGCAATACGGCGTTGCACTATGCTTGCAAGATTGCAGACTTTGACATGATCGAAGCTCTTGTGGAGAAGGGGGCAGACTTTCGAATTAGAAATAAGCGAGGGCTATTATGCTATCAAATGGCATCTTGGGGCGTTGAACAAATTTTGGCTTCACTGTTTTCAACATGA
- the LOC120427120 gene encoding rutC family protein UK114: protein MASIVRKIISSKKVPKAPAPYNQAVVADRTVYLSGVLGMELESLKLVDGGAPAQTAKALENLTLLLKESGSGVDKVVKTTILLANMDDYAAVNDEYKRVFSSNFPARTCFAVNKLPLGAAVEIEAIALTGEVIQVST from the exons ATGGCCAGCATCGTCCGCAAGATCATCTCCAGCAAGAAGGTGCCCAAGGCTCCGGCCCCGTACAA CCAAGCCGTTGTGGCCGATCGTACGGTGTACCTGTCCGGAGTCCTCGGCATGGAGTTGGAATCGCTGAAGCTGGTCGACGGTGGTGCCCCCGCCCAAACTGCCAAGGCCCTGGAGAATCTGACCCTGCTGCTCAAGGAGTCTGGGTCGGGAGTCGACAAGGTCGTCAAGACCACCATCCTGCTGGCCAACATGGACGATTACGCCGCGGTCAACGACGAGTACAAGAGAG TGTTCTCGTCCAACTTCCCGGCCCGGACGTGCTTTGCTGTGAACAAGCTACCGCTGGGGGCGGCCGTCGAGATTGAGGCCATCGCGCTGACCGGCGAGGTGATCCAGGTGTCCACGTGA
- the LOC120427119 gene encoding U1 small nuclear ribonucleoprotein C-like encodes MPKYYCDYCDTYLTHDSPSVRKTHCTGRKHKDNVKFYYQKWMEQQAQHLIDATTAAFKAGKIQQNPFTAGPPKPNVTIPPPGMGMAARPGMMPGMQQPPLMMGANPGPPIMGMRPPMMMPLGMPPGLQMHAMRPPMMNGPPPQMK; translated from the coding sequence ATGCCGAAGTACTACTGTGACTATTGTGACACTTACCTCACGCACGATTCACCTAGCGTCCGCAAAACGCACTGCACGGGTCGAAAACACAAGGACAATGTGAAGTTTTACTACCAGAAGTGGATGGAACAGCAAGCGCAGCACCTAATCGACGCCACCACGGCCGCCTTCAAGGCCGGTAAGATCCAGCAGAACCCGTTCACGGCCGGTCCTCCGAAACCGAACGTGACCATTCCTCCGCCTGGGATGGGAATGGCCGCCCGGCCTGGCATGATGCCCGGCATGCAGCAACCTCCGCTGATGATGGGAGCAAATCCGGGTCCGCCGATTATGGGCATGCGACCGCCGATGATGATGCCGCTGGGGATGCCACCGGGACTGCAGATGCATGCGATGCGCCCTCCCATGATGAATGGGCCGCCACCGCAGATGAAATAG
- the LOC120427121 gene encoding ninjurin-A-like has translation MDVENNLEMSPKVEPKTAQINPATGEVIPNVNTYQQKKNLAQGMMDLALVSANANQLRYILESFARHPYYYFSLIFISVSLVIQVAVGIGLILNSRYDINDKQQICKANKINDYVTIGIFLITLVNVLISAFGVAPQVN, from the exons ATGGACGTGGAAAACAATCTTGAAATGTCACCCAAAGTTGAGCCTAAAACTGCTCAG ATCAACCCAGCAACGGGCGAGGTCATCCCGAACGTCAACACGTACCAGCAGAAGAAGAACCTGGCCCAGGGCATGATGGACCTGGCGCTGGTTTCGGCCAACGCCAACCAGCTGCGGTACATCTTGGAGTCATTCGCGCGGCATCCGTACTACTACTTCAGCTTGATCTTCATTTCGGTCAGCTTGGTCATTCAGGTGGCCGTGGGCATTGGGCTGATTCTGAACAGTCGGTACGACATCAACGACAAGCAGCAGATTTGCAAGGCGAACAAAATCAACGACTATGTGACGATCGGGATCTTTCTGATAACGCTGGTTAATGTGCTGATATCGGCGTTTGGAGTGGCGCCACAAgtgaattaa
- the LOC120427128 gene encoding ninjurin-A-like, with translation MSTEKPTNDVEINIEAAEEDGDETNSNGTVEAGSEVKPVAPIVPFVANASEEVSNRPRANSRGRQLKPGAGTGGGANSSGGRSRSGSRSRNRRDTSSAQNDAIPLLPSETGEGRLPRQRPPLAGPEMDIDGPDDYDRSNRRGIDDGFLPEKPGFEDDRDRDLGRRTPGRRNSVTRDFPFAPEYGPGGPTIVTHIDGTTRIIPDVNVYQQKKNLAQGMMDLALLSANANQLRYVLESYSRHPYFYFSLVFISTSIIAQVAVGIGLIWKSRYNIKNEDDFCKADRINNMVTIGIFIITLVNVLISAFGVADPPRTN, from the exons ATGTCCACCGAAAAGCCCACAAATGACGTCGAAATCAACATCGAAGCCGCTGAGGAGGACGGGGACGAAACCAACAGTAACGGAACGGTCGAGGCCGGGTCGGAGGTGAAACCGGTAGCGCCAATTGTGCCGTTCGTGGCGAATGCGTCCGAGGAGGTGTCCAACCGACCCAGAGCCAACTCTCGAGGGCGTCAGCTGAAACCTGGAGCTGGAACCGGTGGTGGCGCCAATTCCAGTGGTGGACGCAGCAGATCAGGCAGC CGATCACGGAACCGTCGTGACACCAGCAGCGCCCAAAACGATGCCATTCCACTGTTGCCGTCGGAGACGGGCGAGGGTCGACTCCCTCGGCAGCGACCACCGCTGGCCGGCCCCGAAATGGACATTGACGGCCCGGACGATTACGATCGCAGCAACCGACGGGGCATCGACGACGGCTTCCTGCCGGAGAAACCCGGATTTGAGGACGATAGGGATCGGGATTTGGGCCGGAGGACACCCGGCCGGCGGAACAGTGTGACGAGAGATTTCCCGTTTGCACCCGAGTACGGACCGGGAGGACCAACG ATCGTAACCCACATTGACGGGACAACTCGAATCATTCCGGACGTGAACGTGTACCAGCAAAAGAAGAACCTGGCCCAGGGCATGATGGATCTGGCCCTGCTATCGGCCAACGCGAACCAGCTGCGGTACGTGCTGGAGTCGTACTCGCGGCATCCGTACTTTTACTTCAGCTTGGTGTTCATTTCGACCAGCATAATCGCCCAGGTGGCCGTTGGGATCGGGTTGATCTGGAAGAGCCGGTACAACATCAAGAACGAGGACGACTTTTGCAAGGCGGATCGCATCAACAACATGGTCACGATTGGGATCTTCATTATCACGCTGGTGAACGTGCTCATTTCGGCGTTTGGAGTGGCCGATCCACCGAGGACCAATTGA